A segment of the Prochlorococcus marinus XMU1412 genome:
ACGTTACCCTGCCAAATTGCTAGGTGTTTCCAATGCCAGTAGAAAGTTACCCATGCTAGTAAATTTAATGCCCAGAACATAGCTAAGTACATAGCGTCCCAAGATGAACTATCACAAGTACCTCCACGTCCAGGTCCATCGCAAGGGAATGCATAACCTAAATCTTTCTTATCAGGAATTAATTTTGTTCCTCTAGCATCAAGTGCACCTTTGATAAGGATTAATGCAGTTGTATGAAGACCTAAAGCGATAGCGTGGTGAACTAAGAAATCTGCTGGCCCGATAGGTAAGAAAGCACTTAATGCATCTTGTCTATTGATAAGATCCATCCAGTAATGATTACCTGGTAATGAATTAGCTGCGAGAGTTGCTGAACTTGTAGGATCAGATAATAAAGCGTTAAAACCGTACATCATCTTACCTTGAGCAGCTTGAACGAATTGAGCAAATACTGGCTCGATTAGAATTTGCTTTTCAGGATTACCAAAAGCCACAACAACATCGTTATGAACGTAAATTCCTAGAGTATGGAATCCAAGCAACATTGTTACCCAACTAAGGTGACTTATCAAAGCTTCCTTCGTTCCAAGCACTCTTGCTAATACATTATCTTTATTTAATTCTGGATCGTAATCTCTAACAAAGAAAATAGCACCGTGTGCGAAAGCACCAACCATCAAGAACATTGCTATGTACTGATGATGACTATATAAAGCAGATTGTGTAGTGTAGTCTCTTGCAATGAAAGCATAAGAAGGAAGTGCACCCATATGTTGCGCCACTAGAGAAGTTGCTACACCAAGTGATGCTAATGCTAATCCAAGTTGGAAATGTAAGGAGTTATTTACGGTTTCATATATTCCATCGTGGTTAATCCCAAAACTACCTTTATGAGGATCATTAGGGTGTCTTGTATTATGAGCTTCTGTAATTTCTTTGAGGCTATGTCCAATACCAAAAGTATTTCTATACATGTGACCAGCAATTACAAAAACTGTTCCAATCGCAATATGGTGATGCGCAATATCGGTAAGCCATAATGCCTCACTTTGAGGATGAAGACCACCTAAGAAAGTAAATATTGCTGTTCCAGCTCCTTCAGCTGTTCCAAATACTTGATCTAAAGAATCAGGATTTTGAGCATAAGCTCCCCAATTTAGAGTAAAGAAAGGAGCTAAACCTGCAGGGTGTGGAAGCACTGTTAACCAGTTATCCCAACCTACATGCTGTCCTCTTGATTCAGGTATAGCAACATGAACCAAATGACCTGTCCAAGCGATACTACTAAAACCAAATAAGACAGCTAAATGATGATTTAATCTTGACTCAGCATTTTTAAACCAAGCTAGAGAGGGTCTGAATTTTGGCTGTAAGTGTAACCAACCTGCAAACAGAGTCCAACAAGCCAAAATACTCATGAATATTGAAGCTTGGAAGAGTTGCTCATTAGTTCTCATTCCAATTGTATACCACCAATGGTAGAGACCTGAGTAAGCTATGTTTACTGGACCACTAGCTCCTGCTTGTGTCATTGCTTCTGTGATTCCAGATCCAAAATGAGGATCCCAAATAGCATGAGCAATAGGACGAACGTGAGTTGGATCAAGTACAAATTGCTCGAAGTTGCCTTGCCAAGCAATATGAAATAAGTTACCAGCTACCCAGAGGGCGATAATCGCGAGATGACCAAAATGTGTAGAGAAAAGCTTCTGATAAAGCTTTTCTTCGGTCATACCATCATGACTTTCAAAGTCGTGAGCGGTAGCTATTCCGTACCATATTCGTCGGGTTGTAGGGTCCTGAGCTAGACCCTGGTTAAATGATGGAAATTTTGTTGCCATTGAATTAAAGAGGTGAAGTTCAGGTAATTAGCCCAGCCCGAAAAGGCGAGCATGGAAGAAGGCCCATGTGGTAGCAATACCGCCGACAAGGAAGTGTGTTACACCTACTGCTCTACCCTGGGTGATAGATAAAGCTCTTGGTTGGATGGTTGGAGCAACTTTAAGTTTGTTATGTGCCCAAACAATTGATTCGAATAATTCTTGCCAATATCCCCTTCCACTAAAGAGGAACATTAAACTAAATGCCCATATGAAGTGAGCTCCTAAGAACATCAAACCGTACATGCTTATTGATTGACCATAACTTGTTAATACTTGAGAAGCTTGCGCCCAAAGGAAATCTCTTAACCAACCATTAATAGTAATGGAGCTTTGTGCGAAGTTACCACCAGTAAGTCCCCAAACATCACTCTGCATTTTCCAAGAGAAGTGGAAAATTACTATTGATAAACAGTTATACATCCAGAAAAGGGCTAAGAAAACGTGGTCCCATGAAGAAACTTGACATGTACCACCTCTTCCAGGTCCATCACAAGGGAATCTAAATCCTAAAGAAGCTTTATCAGGGATCAACCTTGAACTTCTTGCATAAAGTACTCCTTTGAGAAGTATCAAAACAGTTACGTGAATTTGGAAAGCATGAATATGATGAATCATTAAATCAGCTGTCCCTAATGGAATTGGAGCTATAGCAACCTTTCCACCCACTTCTACTAAACTTCCATTAAAAACTTCACTTAAAGCTTTGTGAGGTAAAGCTTCTGCAGTACCTGCTAAAAGAGAAGTACCAACAGCAGATGCTTGAATACTCTGTACCCATTGAGCAAAAATTGGCTGAAGTTGGATTGCAGAATCACTAAACATATCTTGAGGTCTACCCAAAGCCCTCATAGTGTCGTTGTGAATATAGAGTCCAAAGCTATGGAATCCTAACCACATACATACCCAGTTCAAGTGGCTGATTAAAGCATCTCTTGCTTTAAGGATTCTGTCTAATACGTTATCAATATGTTTTGCTGGATCATAATCTCTAACCATTGCAATTCCAGCATGGGCTCCTGCACCTACTATGAATAATCCACCTATCCACATGTGATGAGTAAATAATCCAAGAACTGTCATGTAGTCAGTAGCTATATATGGATATGGAGGCATCGCATACATATGATGAGATACAAGTATACTTATTGATCCAAGCATTGCTAGATTTACTGCAAGCTGGGCATGTCTACTTTCTGCCATGAACTCAAA
Coding sequences within it:
- the psaA gene encoding photosystem I core protein PsaA, whose amino-acid sequence is MTISPPESGEKNKKVLEDPVKADPRPIDFAKLDKPGFWSSKLSKGPKTTTWIWNLHADAHDFDVHTGDAEEATRKIFSAHFGHLAVIFIWMSAAFFHGARFSNYSGWLADPTHVKPGAQQVWAIVGQEMLNADLGANYNGIQISSGIFHMWRAWGITNESELMALAIGAVVMAALMLHAGIFHYHKAAPKMEWFQDIESMLNHHIAGLVGLGSLAWAGHCIHIGAPTAALLDAIDAGSPLVINGKEIATIADMPMPHQLCDPQIIGQIFPGLASGTGNFFSLNWLAFSDFLTFKGGLNPVTGSLWMTDVSHHHLAFGVIAIIGGHMYRTNYGIGHSMKEILDSQQGDPILFPAPKGHQGLFEFMAESRHAQLAVNLAMLGSISILVSHHMYAMPPYPYIATDYMTVLGLFTHHMWIGGLFIVGAGAHAGIAMVRDYDPAKHIDNVLDRILKARDALISHLNWVCMWLGFHSFGLYIHNDTMRALGRPQDMFSDSAIQLQPIFAQWVQSIQASAVGTSLLAGTAEALPHKALSEVFNGSLVEVGGKVAIAPIPLGTADLMIHHIHAFQIHVTVLILLKGVLYARSSRLIPDKASLGFRFPCDGPGRGGTCQVSSWDHVFLALFWMYNCLSIVIFHFSWKMQSDVWGLTGGNFAQSSITINGWLRDFLWAQASQVLTSYGQSISMYGLMFLGAHFIWAFSLMFLFSGRGYWQELFESIVWAHNKLKVAPTIQPRALSITQGRAVGVTHFLVGGIATTWAFFHARLFGLG
- the psaB gene encoding photosystem I core protein PsaB; its protein translation is MATKFPSFNQGLAQDPTTRRIWYGIATAHDFESHDGMTEEKLYQKLFSTHFGHLAIIALWVAGNLFHIAWQGNFEQFVLDPTHVRPIAHAIWDPHFGSGITEAMTQAGASGPVNIAYSGLYHWWYTIGMRTNEQLFQASIFMSILACWTLFAGWLHLQPKFRPSLAWFKNAESRLNHHLAVLFGFSSIAWTGHLVHVAIPESRGQHVGWDNWLTVLPHPAGLAPFFTLNWGAYAQNPDSLDQVFGTAEGAGTAIFTFLGGLHPQSEALWLTDIAHHHIAIGTVFVIAGHMYRNTFGIGHSLKEITEAHNTRHPNDPHKGSFGINHDGIYETVNNSLHFQLGLALASLGVATSLVAQHMGALPSYAFIARDYTTQSALYSHHQYIAMFLMVGAFAHGAIFFVRDYDPELNKDNVLARVLGTKEALISHLSWVTMLLGFHTLGIYVHNDVVVAFGNPEKQILIEPVFAQFVQAAQGKMMYGFNALLSDPTSSATLAANSLPGNHYWMDLINRQDALSAFLPIGPADFLVHHAIALGLHTTALILIKGALDARGTKLIPDKKDLGYAFPCDGPGRGGTCDSSSWDAMYLAMFWALNLLAWVTFYWHWKHLAIWQGNVAQFNESGTYLMGWFRDYLWLNSAQLINGYNPFGVNSLSPWAWMFLFGHLVWATGFMFLISWRGYWQELIETLVWAHQRTPIANLVGWRDKPVALSIVQARLVGLAHFTIGNILTFGAFVIASTSGKFG